AAATTAATGTGCAATAAAAGTAGCtagatttgaacaaaaaaaaatcgattagggacgagatAGGTAggattattaaagaaaaatatctcattatttccattgtcatataaattttttatccacaatatggaaaaaagattgtataacgatgtattaacatatttttaatggatattaagagtgagatatataataaaactaggtaaCAACCATGATAATATATATCGATTGAGACAGGCTTAAGTCCTTAATTTGTAAGTTCCACTATGAAATCCAATAATGAACTAGtgtccttaatattaatgacaatatggttttcaaagttataaaatttgcGTTGCTTAGACCCCAAAATGGCCGATGATTAGGTCTCGTAAAAACGCCCTATTAGTTGTCTAAAAAAGTGGGGGGAGCAATGGCCCGGTGTCACTAGCGATGTCTATGGCAAAGATAAATTTgcgtgggattttttttttttttaaagtttgaattttgtttgttttagaaaacaatttcgAGTCTTGTTTTTAAGACAATAATTAGCAATTGGCCTATTTCATTGTTtgtattaataatcatttaacaTTTCCTCGTGTGCAGACGAAACCAGGCAGGACCCCAGCCATTCTTTCaagttatattacttttttacttcaAGAGAGTTTTCTTGACTTTAATCGTTAagtagaaaaattcaattttaaaagtaattattaaaatatagttgcTTAGATCTGAAACCAATAATATGAAGTGTTGAGACtgtgacaaatttttttatctagacTAAAGCCAGATTTAAGTCTTTCCTTAACATTTTGTTCGTTCTTtaccttttattaatattctaaaagACTTATTTATGTCTCAGGGTAAACAAGTACCTTTTAACACAgtgcaacaaaaattatataagataacGTAGATGCCAAGAATCGAGGTATTGGATTTTTAagtccttaaaaataattactacttAAAGGTTGaagtagtaaaaattattaactttagtCCGATCTCGATAATCACGTCCCAAAaagtatcaattttaaaagaaaattatcagTCTAACTGATATACGTTCTTTAGCATTAGAGCAAAGTATTTTACTTATTAACTAATCATATCGTTCACtagtttaatttcaattaacatATTCATGCATAAGGATTCTCAAatatgtatcagaaaaaaaaaattgagaagaaacTGTGCCTTCATCTTTACTATACaagataaatacatttaaaaaactttactgGAAGCCCGCTTCTAATTATCAGAAGCGCAATCCCGAATCGTAAGACTTTGCATGTAAAATTCCAACCCGTCATGCAAGGTAAGTAACCTAATTTAAAGTTATCACTTGACGGATTTCCTATTACAAACTCATGAATAACTACATTTTCTGCTCAATCTACAATTAACCTAATTTATGCCCTAGTTTCGTCTTTAACAGAAGTATAAAACGAGCCTCAAAATACCATTTTAAAAGCATTATTGAAACAAGTTCGTTTAAGAACTAAGTTCAATATCATTAAACGCTTTATCTTTGGAAAACTGAGTTCGTAATATTATCAgtaaaagtacataataaatatgttaattccAACAAATTCTTAGTTGGTTATCTGCTTATACACACTTTCAATAGATCAATGAAACTTCCCAAAATCCATCAACTAGAGCTTACGTGTCTCCATGAATAAGCAAGAACACTTATGGCTAAAcatttaactttaatatttatataattcataaaacaaaagaataattgTTTACAAATAGTAGGTGTTGGGTCTCCTGGCCTTGAAGAGAGATCCTCCAGATTTTTGTACCCGCGAAGGTAATGGGAACCGGATTTTGGAGTCGTGCATCTGTTTTACGAGGGGTCTTCTGCAGACGGAAGAGTGTACAGGCTCAACCTTAATGATTTGGATTGAGTGAGCACGAGCACGATGACGAGCTCCCATATCACGGTAGCATTGAGTAACCGCGTCAGATACGTTGAGGTCACGGTATTCACGGTACATGTTATGTGTTCCGGAACGGGAGTCATACCTGAAATATTGTGGAACTCATGAATATAGGTTATCGTAAGTAGGGAGTTAGACATGCTAGATATTaggaatatataaatgtttgtcCAAATTACTGAAATGACGTCACTTATAACTGTGAATATTTACACACTCAAGAAATGAAATCAAGTAACAGCAAATCCAGATCCATCAAGGTAATCTCACACGCCAATGACTCAATCTCTTACGATTAAAAACAACCGATGAAGTTGCCGGATAGGAGATCATCCAATCCCGTAAGAGGATCTAAGGAGCGTGTATTATTTCACTTCAAAATCCCTTAATTCAAtgtataaaagataattacCTCAACCAAATGCCAAAGTTCTTCACTCTTAAGGGTCTCTTCTCCTTGATCAACTTAACAGAGACGATTTCTCCAGTAGTCTTCTTGAACTTCCTGAGTTGACGAAGAAAGTACCAAAACCGAGATTTAGCGACGACATCGTCAGGAGCAAAGATTCTCATACGATAGAGAGAAGTAACTTGCTCCTTCTCAGTGGGCAATTTACGCCCGATCACGCAGTATTCCTTCAAGTTTCCCTTGGCTCTCATTCTGAAAAACGATCTACTCGCGTGGAAACGCTGACcggaaaagaaagaaggaaagaaaaagaaagataattatgAGATGAGTTAGGAAACACAAGTCACGCAATCTTGGGCAAGGGGAACCAACTGGCGCATTTATAGCCATAGACTATGGTTCGCTCCTTACATCCAGAGAAAAATAGGAATCCTCCATTAcctttggaaatgaaaaaaaaatgtatgcagggatttatttttttatatgaagaagtATTCTACCCATTCTTTGAAAGTATTAATGATTtgacttaaattataatattcatagtCCGAATAGACTCAGCGAGGTTGCGTGATGCAatacatacaaaacaaaatgctatgatatttaaaaaaatacagttgttctttcatttattcacgcaacatatattttatgttcataGAATCATACTGCATACATATGGCTTGGATTCTTATGCACTCGAATGGCCATCCAATATAGGTCATGgttaatctatttaaatattatgttctcAATCAAGAGTATAATTCAACGAAAGccctttttattgaaaaaagggtgtaaatgtaaatttacattcaagtttatttaattaaaagttgtagTAAAGTGTACAAAACTTTAATTTCTACATACTATCCGAATGTAATGATTACATTAActtctctaaatatatatgaataattgtttagAGGAACAAATAAAACGAAATGCTGCTATTACGAGACTGGGTAaggataaaaaagtataaaaaaattgagctaCAACTTTTGGCTTGAGCAGCAGCAAATGAgatgtatcattttttgatccaaaaatatatttagaagaagTAACTTAGATATaacagaatatatatgtatatatgtaatggATATTCATTCGTACagatgtgtatttatttttaattttttgtctagCTACATATTATTATCCTTGCATTTGACGTTTATGAAACAGCAGAGCTGCACACTCTCACTTGCCTTGATGATGAAAAAGAGAGTTTATTCATTATTGTATACATTCCCTTTACTTTGTGAACATAcgtaaaacataataataatattattaatatagactGTCTGTAATAATAGTGTAGTGAGTTAGGTACatataataacattatatattactattagtaTTACGTATAGATACATAGACACATCCACcaacattttacatatttattaataataattaatataatatttgttcaaattcttGCTTCTTCTTGAGGAGGAGGAAAAAGCAGCTGCTAACTGGCGAATGCGTATTTGCGGCAAGGATACTTTGATACTGATTCTCTGTGTCCATTATTATTAAGTCATAATACGTTTAAGGATAGTATGACGATCATTCCACGCTTTGCAGCCACTCATCATCACCACGGACACAGTTCACATGGCATTCACCACCGTATGCGTCACCCTGGACCCATTATGATGTATCAGTCCCATCAACCCTCAAGAGCGGAACTCCATCAGCACAGCCACCACCATCATCATCATGCTCCGCATCCTCATCACCACCACTCCACCACCCtacagcagcagcagcagcagcagcaacaACAAACACATCCTTCCAATTATCCACCGCCTCCAACCTCTCTCCACTTCCATAGTCATTATCCTCACCAATCCAATCACAACACACCTCACAATTCCCTAGCACATCCCCCTTTTTCTGCTTTACATGATCCACTCCCTCCGCCTCTCCCTGCTCCACCCATTCTTCAAAAGCCACCCCTCAAAGGTAAGATCTCTCTCACACTCACACACATTATGGACATGACTAACTTTCACATCATCTGGTTCAGAAAAAACTCCCATgtgtttaattaatgaattagtccggtttaacaaaattaaataccaATATCGTCTAACGGATGAGTCCGGTCCGTCTCATAAGAAGAACTTTACTGTGTTACTTAAGCTAGGAACGGAGAATTCTTGTGTATATGAGGAGTACATTGCTTCTGGGCCTAGTATAAAGAAGGCTCAACATGCGGCAGCAGCCCTGGCTTTAGAAGAAACAAAGTTAAAGCATCCAGTTCCTAAAGTCAAAACCGTATcaaatggtatttttatttattgtcaaaatgcTTGCAAAgtcttaattgatatttatattgtaaataatcatttttaggAATATTAATGCCGACTGTGGAATTAAACACACTGGCAATGAAGAGACGAGAACAAATCCAATATGAACTTATCCATCCTTATCATGACCCTAAATGTCAACGAAAAGATATGAGAAGGTAACTTTATTCATACAAGTTTATTGATTTACTCATTTTATGCCAAAGAAATGGTAAGAAAGTAACAAAGGTTGGTGATCAGATTCCCTCCTCCAAGGATGGTCCAAATGACAAAGGATACGTAGTTAATTTGAAAGTTGGTGAACGGTTGTTTAAAGGGGAGGGAGTCACTCTCAAAGCAGCCAAACATGATGCAGCCTATGCAGCACTATTGACGCTCAAGgtatttcaatttaagaatGAGCTTGTGCATTGATTTccattctattttttcttattcaacaCAGCATGCACCGACCTCATTTAGTAAGGTGGAACTTGATCCATCATCTGCACCTTTTATCCCTGGAAATCCCTTAAATAGTTGTAGAACAAGTAGTGAACATAAATCTCCCGTCTCATTAGTCCACGAAAATGCACTTAAAAGGAATTTATCAGTTACCTTTCAAGTTGAACGAGAGTCTGGACCACCGCATATGAAAACATTTATCACAAGATGTTCCATGGGAGAGTTCTCAACTGAAGGACACGGGGAAGCAAAAAGGGTAGAAGAAGGTGTATGAAAATCCTCAGTTCCAATAatttactctttatttttgGTGTTAGGCCTCCAAGAAAAGATCTGCAGAATTAATGTTAGAAAAGCTGAAGACACTACCTCCCCTAGCCAACTGCTCTGTATCAAAACGAACCTCAAATAATAGTAAAtcacataaaaagaaaattttatccTCTGCTAAACGACGAGCGAAAAGCCTTGTCAAGCTACAAAAATCAGAGTCTGATGATTCCCCTCAACTGTGCATCCCATATCAAGACTTATTCAAATCCAACACGCTAAAAAAGAGAAGGAACCTATCTATACTTTGCTGGAGGAGAGGGGACGGAAACGAAAGCTGGAGTTTATTATGCAGGTCAGTTATCTTTTGTGCCTatgtaaatgtttataattttgagGATAAATTATGGAGCACACTAATTCATCAACTCAATCACGAGGAAGGGTTGGATTTCTAGaagatttaatgtttttttttcttaaagggCTAAACAGTTTGAATGTGTCGTagattaaagttaaaaaaaaaagaaagaaaaaaaaacatacgaAAAGATATTTTTCCCTCTGAATTTGTAAACAAGTTTTCAGATATGttcaaataatatctttatttagtttttctctATCACTAAACTagaactaataaattaataatattcatctGTTTTTGCTTACAcattgataagttttttttcaattttaatcaaacatttcttatattcatggctataaattgtttttgaaggtATATCTGGctctatacttatataattaggATTTATTAACACTCTTCATAACGAACGTTTGTCTATTTTATTGTGTAGGTTTTTGATAAAGTGTTTAATTTTGatgtctaaataaataaatataatgtatctaggattataaatatattgatcaaaagGGTATAAATGGAAATGTGTATTATAGAGATATTTAAGctgcattatattaaaatgaatttttaataccATGAAACGCCTAGTAACTAGTCATGAAtcatgatgataaaaaaaaaaaaaaaacctgcctTAGAATGCAAGGTCATCTTTCGGTTGCCATTGGAAGATGTTTCTTTTGTCCTTTAACTACATATAGTGCAAGTACAAAGTTgagtcatatatgtatatatttgtttaatatggTCCAATGTGtcattttttcgttaaaaatattaatatatgtctATATACGGACCATATCCCTTAGTTGACTTTTTGCCACTTTCAAATGTGTGTCCCCTGTGTCAAGCTGAGAGAAAGTTCTCAAAAAGTGAGTCTGGTTTACTTtagtatattgaaaaaatatatatattcattttaataaaacattcataGGCgctacaaattgtatttaaattcgtCAAAATTCTCCATCAGTTAtaggaaaaagataaaatagatTCTATTTGAATGACCATATTGGAACTTAAAAcgtatcatttattaaataaaggctCCAGACTATGGATAATATTGCTAGGTGTCTGAACCCATccagcaaataaaaataaaaagaacataattGAGCGAATAAAGCCAATTAAATAATGGCCCGTGTATATTTATgaagtgaaataataaattaggaatgtttattttccttaatggTATTTAAAGATTGCTTTTGGGTTGAGACAccccatatataaatattatgtacataaacgTTAAGAGTAGGAGTTGGACTCCCACCTAAAACccgggcaaaaaaaaaaaaaaaaaaaaccccacattATAAATGGTGTTCAACTACTCTTTTGAAGAGCTTTTGAAGGGGTAGTTGAAATTGTTTGTTATGTTGCATTCATCtagttaaatatacataaaaatcacTGATAAACCATACacacttaaatataaatttttagtctTTAACTTGATTCAATTgtccaaaatatgtatatgtaatcaAGCTAAATTTTTAGTgagaacaaatttattattgtctGTCTTATGTCAAAATGATTTGTAAACGTCATCTATTTACGAGTGTCTTCCTTATCTTTGCTTAACTTAAGGTTTTCCTGACATATAACATGATTAGTTAATATCTAAATGAACTAATTACAGAGGTGTAACAAAGTCACTAATTTATGAGTCTCAATTCTTTGACTCTATGTCCAAATCATGCCTCAAATCTCTCGATATCAAATCTGAGTAAGCTTTCAAGTTTTAAGTAAATGAAGACAAGTCAGTGTCAATATGGATCATACCGTTATATGATccttaattgataaaatcatgcatttattcattaagttttttaaagtttaaggAATCTGAAAAGTATTTACTATTAACGACATTTCCTAATTTTATGTACTTTAAGCATTTGTAGGTAGTAggtatgattatatttatctatattccTATAATTTGGATAATATAGACATACAGCTCATTAATGTACAAAGTAATGACAGTGTTAATgagtatatatttaacaaacaaatgATACATTGGAccatattaaacaaatatatatgtcacAGTAGAGATTTAAATCCAGTAGAATCATTGATTCTCCTAGTAGAGATCATGATCGTAATCTGTCCTAGGACAGATTACGATCATGATCTCTCCTCAAactgttaaatataaaaattcttcCACAGCCGTTTCCTTGAGCATCATAAATAgcatttaatatccaaaaatacatccCGGCCCACCGGTTATGCAGGGTTTCTTaactaaagataatttattaactaaaatgaaCCCTTACCTTAATATTGGGCTAACTAGAGGACAAGTTAAAGatgttatatcattatttatacaatacGGAAGTTTTAGGATATAAGGAATGTATGTTGAACTGAGCCTTACTAAAGTCAGCTTGTATTCTTAAATACTAATTTGGATTCAATTCAGTTCCATCCAAATGAATACATAATGTAGTaatcaatgatattttaaatgtatgttaaataaatttatatttaatacaattttttcgttacaatttattctttaaaatttttgctatattgattatatacaggttttttaaataagtttgaatCATTCTGAAAGATAGtagcaaagtatttttatggGGCGCGGTATCTTGGGAAGGGATTCATGCAGTGAACGAATCTTATTAGAGAACTCATTCAGTTCACTAAAAGAAATCACAATTCCCAGCATTAgacaaagattaatttttacaaaaaatgttaagaaatcggcaatgaaaagaaacatttttgtacaatattctAATATGCAATACTTggcattatattttgaaaacacgtaacctcttcaaatattcaatgctactatctccctcagtaaaattttaatttgtcctAGGAGAGAATAGGATTGTTATCTCTACTAGTAGAATTATTGATTCTCCTATGAGAGATCATGATTATAATTTGTCCTAGGACATATTACGATCATGATCTCACCTAGGAGAATCAacgattctactggatttcaatcttTACTgtgatatatacatacataacgcaactttttatatttatatgaagttaaaGAACAAAAGAGACATCTACCAATGGGGACCGATAGACGATTATGCATTGAAACCGATAACTTTGCActcaaatgaaggttttttttttttttttgtagaatatatttatatatgtatataaacccCAAGTTTGAtcgtcatatttttatttggaaaggcttggtttttggaacttttttgattttttttccaaaaatccatagctattcacaaaattaatttcagaaattaaaatttttgaaaaaaaaattcaaaatattaaatttcttggaaaaaaaatcaaaaatccatagatttcCCAAGAAAttatgttcttttaaaaatctacGATTGTCCgcaataatttttggaaaaatatttcaaattataaaaaaaaaaaaaatctacatcttctcacaaaaaattacattttttgaaaaaaactttcaaaaatccatttttattctgaaaaaataattttttttagaaaaatatcaaaaatggacTGTTGttcacttaaaattttatttttcagggaaaacaaatcaaaaattaaattacaaatatgaaattttttggtagtttttttagttaacaaaaaattaaatttttagaaaaaaattcaaatttaaagaaaaaaatgaaaatatcagatctacagcttttcacaaaaaattacatttttggaaaagtataaaaattatttttttttgtaaaaaaactttcaaaaatccatttttattcagaaaaaaataaatttcaaataataaacttattggaaaaaactaaaaaaaatcaaagctattcacgaaattatatatttttttgtgaaaaaaaaattaaagaattattttttttctaaactttgaTGTGTTGGGGCGGTGGGCTACAACCCCACAAGCCCACACCTAGTGGACGCCTCTGAGTCACTAGGCATTTCATggtaataaaattgtattgcaatataATGCAGCGTAAATATCTCTTTACACAATTCTATTTATACCCTTAGGATCAATGTATTTCTGGtcataaatgcatttttagctatataaattaaacacttttttccaaaattttcatttcttctcAAAGTAAACAATGCGAgatgttgaatttaattaaatttaatacgtACCTattggatttatattttaataatatgtgttatatatgtactgtaaaaattaaaagtaaagttAAACTTATATAACTCATAGAAGTTTAGAGATATCACTGTAAAAAAATCgtattaaataattgatcaatcgttaacaatgttttttttttgaaaaaaacatttattgatgaACCCTTACTTACGAggaaaaaagagaattaatatAAGCAATTAATTCTTCAGTTTTTAGTGAAATGATAAATCACAGTCAATGAAGGTATTTAATTATGGTCATTAGCCGGTCCTGTAAGTTGATCATTATATTTGTGCTCCTGTGgttaaaaattaacaacattGATTACGTGAGCACCATCCTTGAGTCTCTAGCCATGGGTCAATTCCAACTTATACTTTTCAATAAGATCCATCTTAAACACCTCCAATATGATACAAAGATTGTGTTACACtcattttctttgcttttggATCAATCTTTAGCCTCCATACATTCTATAtttgaatctgatggattatgGAATATCAGGGGGGAGGTCGCTGGGGTGGCCTGGAGGAGCTGTAACTCCTCCAGGCCTCCCTcccaattaaagaatttttcctctttactagaacatttgaatttttttttattatttatatttcaaatttaatttttgacattttttgtaaacagctggggatttttgattttttccccctcaaatatttgaatttttttccacaaaattgaaaacttgaaattttattccaaaaaatgtaattttttttttgaacagctgtggatttttgaattaaattttttgagaatatccatagatttttgaaatttttttccataaatttttaattttttattcaaagtttttttaatttttggatttttttgtaaaaaaattccaaaaaccaagacattcccaaaatataatactgCAAACGTTTCTGAATAACCTTAATCTTAAAGGAAATAATCAGCAAATAGCCCCATCTATATTTGGATGTACTGAAAGCCTACCTAATTAGGGATTGGGACTTCATTGATTTGGAGTTGGCCCATCCCTATAGTTATGCCTTATCTAACAGACACAAGGTTGTAATTTATGCAAATGTATATCAGTAGGTGACGGTAGTGTTTATACAAACTTTTAGGTGtccaataatataaatttaaaagttatggaCGATTACTCATTCTACAGTATTTAGGGTCCACCtaaatttttcccccaaaaatttaatttttttgaattgctatggattttggaaaaaaatttatatttgaaattttttttcaaataatttactatttgatttttttttcccataaaggtaatttttttaggaacagCTCATGCTACAACTAGACCTGAGTCTAAATTAAATCCATGTACCATGTTGTAGCAAAataacttacttttttataatgtgtggTAATCAAGCTGGTTTTATTCGTGAGGcaagattttaaagttttcatgTAAATACAGTACGTTACTGTCATGGGTTAAAGTAGAGAGGAGGGTGTGTTTGTCatcgaatataaatattaacaagaAATGGTTTGAAATTGTCTCCTGAGGGATTTTGCCTTTCAtgaagtaatgtttaatcaacacacgaaattctttttcCTCTATTTTTGAACTGGTATTGCTGAAGAATCAACTTCAACAATACTCATTCAATGCAAaaaggggcgtctgcagggccTTTAGCCctcaaaaatggagaaatttaattttaaaaaaaatttaaggaattttttctaacaatttgtgaaaaaaaccaagccccccttcaaattaaaatcctgcggacgcttCTGAAGATTATGGTCACTTCTTCtcctgtataaatatattatgtgctTCAATGAGATGATTTCAGCTCTGGATCTCAATTTGTTTAATTGTGATGGTAAGTTATGATTTGACCTTTTGTGTCACTTTCATCATAAATCTTGACCTTGGATTTTTCGCTATATAACTCgtctttattaaacctacataattacattaatttgagctctgtacctaAATGTGTTCTTACGTTATTGTAGATTATGtgtttttaacagaaaataaccCAAAATTAGTTAGTAGTTAtccaattatttacaactatagaaatattatataataattgttagGAACTGTTCATTTACTGCTGCACAAAAGCAGGGTATAATTTAACCGATCAATGTTCAGAACcttgattaggagaaaagaagcggAAACATCGACAGCTCACTTCTAAAtacaagaattaatttttgtgtaggattaatgaaaaatataagacaATTCTTGCACgtcttatgtatataaaattatcaatgtaATTGTGGTGTGGAGAAGATGTTGGATTTTATCCATTAGTACAATggcataattattattgttgagaCTCTTTCCAAGATTTTTTCTAGACAGAGATTTCAGTCAAGTCCTCGATCTTAGCCCTAAATTTAATTGGCCTTAAATGTGTACCGATTTTTTGGGTCTTAATCTATGAACAGATTTTATTCTCTATCCCaaggttattagaaatacaaggttatccctaatgatgaaaattgatataaaaaaagatatttgctagaattactctgatttcgatccccaattctactctgagtccaacaaggacatacaattataactccacaacaaatcttcagggttacgctccgtcttttatgaggacaaaCGAAAGTtaaatcagggtttgaatatagtTGGTTCTATTTAGGAAGGATGTTCATTGTTCAGtactaaggaattaaataataatgacaagtgctaaggaaaagaaaattcattcttcagactaccaaatcaaaaaaaacaacaacaacggaGCAGCAAAGTCATGTATTGgagcttgctagaattttaaatttgatgttcCGTACTGACTGCTGAGCAAGACAGACAGATATGGCGCCATATAGTATAACAGCGGTACTgtaacagtaacagtcaaggaaaGTGATATATAGCCTCTTTTGGTAACAGTTATattctttgacgtcactattaaaaaggcGTAGTGAAAGGCAAACATTTGtaggaaaagcgttatggtataaccttgtatttctattaaccttgccctatcctaatttatgagttttacagatatgatttatgaaatacatttgatttcagATGACGTTATAGTATGTGTaatgttcataattttgaaacacacatgacgtaatcaacaattcatctaaaCAATCTGTGTTGACCGAATTTTGAATGAGACCAATgcatacataatttttcttttagaccTGCACATACCGAATTCCTTTCAAGTATCAAATTAGTTCAGTTCACTAAAAATTGTAACGGTCTCGGACCGGTCTATAATTTTCAGTCTGAAACCCAACACTTGTAATTATCTGATGAAATATagttttgtcaaataatatagaccctacatattatgtacgtagtata
The sequence above is drawn from the Lepeophtheirus salmonis chromosome 5, UVic_Lsal_1.4, whole genome shotgun sequence genome and encodes:
- the RpL18A gene encoding large ribosomal subunit protein eL20 produces the protein MRAKGNLKEYCVIGRKLPTEKEQVTSLYRMRIFAPDDVVAKSRFWYFLRQLRKFKKTTGEIVSVKLIKEKRPLRVKNFGIWLRYDSRSGTHNMYREYRDLNVSDAVTQCYRDMGARHRARAHSIQIIKVEPVHSSVCRRPLVKQMHDSKIRFPLPSRVQKSGGSLFKARRPNTYYL
- the LOC121117113 gene encoding LOW QUALITY PROTEIN: double-stranded RNA-binding protein Staufen homolog (The sequence of the model RefSeq protein was modified relative to this genomic sequence to represent the inferred CDS: inserted 1 base in 1 codon), whose product is MTIIPRFAATHHHHGHSSHGIHHRMRHPGPIMMYQSHQPSRAELHQHSHHHHHHAPHPHHHHSTTLQQQQQQQQQQTHPSNYPPPPTSLHFHSHYPHQSNHNTPHNSLAHPPFSALHDPLPPPLPAPPILQKPPLKEKTPMCLINELVRFNKIKYQYRLTDESGPSHKKNFTVLLKLGTENSCVYEEYIASGPSIKKAQHAAAALALEETKLKHPVPKVKTVSNGILMPTVELNTLAMKRREQIQYELIHPYHDPKCQRKDMRRNGKKVTKVGDQIPSSKDGPNDKGYVVNLKVGERLFKGEGVTLKAAKHDAAYAALLTLKHAPTSFSKVELDPSSAPFIPGNPLNSCRTSSEHKSPVSLVHENALKRNLSVTFQVERESGPPHMKTFITRCSMGEFSTEGHGEAKRASKKRSAELMLEKLKTLPPLANCSVSKRTSNNSKSHKKKILSSAKRRAKSLVKLQKSESDDSXSTVHPISRLIQIQHAKKEKEPIYTLLEERGRKRKLEFIMQVKVGDLTAVGHGSNKKLAKRAAAENMLEFMGVSLLSKEEGSSLKLNSLTKEKMENGSDECKQEMSVKSVGSSKKSVPGILYLDTTNSKVNGEDETSSKNSYKSTKSDSVSRSNTKVLVNNKTAINSNNNNNSNNNSKSNSNNNIIIKKNLNNANHDLDFLEDAGEAKVKLQKLSEIFKFSVSYSDFQKRGKNSSSSSSEYLTLVSLSMKPAQVSHGSGATPQESQEDAAKSALKFLSENGIEVSSSPSSNENGCTNINNNCS